The following is a genomic window from Malus sylvestris chromosome 7, drMalSylv7.2, whole genome shotgun sequence.
CGTACTTTCATTACTGCCACGTCAACCCCTCCGATAGAAAGTCTACGAGCGCAGTGCAAGGCAGCATGGCTCATCCAAGCAAACAAAACGGCATTTACATCGTGAACTTATGTGACCCCCTCAGGTTCGTGCGTCAATTCCTAGCATGCTCAGGGATTAGACGATGTCGGAGTTCAGTGGGTGCTCCAGCCAATTCTGCAGGGCAATCATCATCAAGTTAAAGACTGGAGGTGACAACAACTAAAACCAGGCCATAGAATGGTGAAATATCTTTACCTTGAGCTGTGAAATTGAACAAAGGAGGCAATGCTCGTCCATTAGGCAAACTCACGTTCGGGtctctcaaatcatcaaagaagGGGTGTGCGCAAGCCTCCAACTAAAAACCAGGAAACAATTTAGCTTTAGACTTGTCCATATCACATACTTTAATCATAATTTATCAAAAGTAAGTTCATTTTCTTACAGCAGTACAACGTAGATTTGGTGAGTACTGGAGCAGCCTTGACACAAGATCCACTGCTTCTGGGGGCATTCGCTTGTGAAATATCTGAAGATCACAATCACAATAAGATTTCGGCTGAACAAATACAACCAATTGACCATAAATACTGAATTAAAATATTGAACATACCTTGTGCCACGGGTGAGCTTTGATCTGAGGAAACTTGAACTCTGTGTAATTGGGATTCATGCACTTTATTTCTTCTCTGGTTGGTGTCCCAAGAATCTAGAATAATACCCAAaagaaagatgagaacacaaaatAGCACAAATATCACCATAACAAGAAACGAATGGTTTACATCTACTGTACCTTTATAATCTCCACCAGCTGATCAACACCGCTCTCCCCGGGAAACAGTGGCTGTAATGATATCAGAAATAGTCATGAGATTctggaaaaataaaacaaaccaaattcaTACAAGTTAAACAAGAATCCAATGTGCTATTCACGTACCTGTCCAAGAAGAAGCTCAGCAAATACACAACCAACAGACCACATATCAATTGCAGTGGTATATTCTGTAGCCCCAAATATAAGTTCTGGTGCTCTATAATATCGTGAACAAATATATGATATGTTGGCTTCACCAGGCACCTAAAAATGAGGAAATTAAAGAAGTCATCAGTTCCAAGACCTTCATGAATTCCAAATATCATCAAAGCACCTCCAGATTCACAGAATAGGAAACATACCAACATCTTTGCACTCCCAAAATCACATATCTTCAGCTGATGCGTGTGGGGATTGACCTGCACATGCATCAAACCCTCAGCAGCATTACAATGAGTGAAGATATAATCTCAGATCAATTAAAATCGGACTGCTATGAATGAGAAAACTAATTCTTGTTCATACTTGATCAACACTAAGATTAAATTGATATAAACTGTAAGAAATCTTACCAGCAAATTTTGTGGCTTAATGTCACGATGGCACACACCAACAACATGGTGCAAGTAATTTAATGCACGACAAATCtacaaaatagaaaataattcAATTTATTATTACATAATAGGAATAAAAAAACCTGACAACCCACTAATGAAAAGGCAGTGGAGGAAATagacacaacaacaacaaagccttttcccacatAGTGGAGGAAATAGACGGATTCCAAAATTACCTGGTATGTATATAATTGCACATAAATAATGGGAATATGTTGGTTCATCCTGATATAATGCTTTGAGACCCGGTAAACAGTTTCAGATATATACTCGAGGACAAGATTGAGGTACAGCTCATCTTTGTCAGTAGTTGAAAAGAAACAGTGCTTCAATTGAACAACGTTAGGATGGTCAAGAAAGCGCATAATTTGAAGTTCTCTGTTTTTATATCTTTTATCCTGCAACACCTTTTTTATTGCAACTGCTTCACCTGTTTCCAGACACTTAGCCTGCACAATAAATTATGGTAAGCAAGGTAACAAATGACGTTGAGATCTGTATCAGTGGAAAACAGAACCAAAGAAACCTAAATGATGAACAAACGTAAATAATTCTAACTACCTGAAAGACAACTCCAAACGAACCAGTGCCAACTACACGCTCTGCCATGTAAGAGATAGTCTGtaaccaaaaatgaaaaattagacaAACCAGCAGAAAATGAGGTCATGCAGAAAGAagttctggaaaaaaaaaacaagaataacATGAGGACTTCCTAGGAGACAACATAAGAAATGCAGAATTACTAAGCACACCTGTTTAGGTTGTCCATTTTGACCACCTACTTTCGTTGCAATTATATGACCTGTTTCTGTTCCATTACCATTTATAATAGTTTCTTCCATATCCTGCACAAGGCAAGTTTACACAATTTACTCAGTAACCGATATTCACCAGTTTAAAACATGTCTTTTTCACATGAGAGTTAATAAAGACACATATGGATGAAAAAAggatcacaaaaaaaaaaaaaaaaaaaaaaaaaaaatcaacgccAGCCAACAAAAAAATACCTTGTCATCATGGTGGTTGGCCTTCTCATCtctaattttcatttcatgCATTTCTTTGGGAAGCTGATCATTACTAGATTTGTCTTCTTTGGTCTCGGTCTTACCTACTGAAGATACACTGGATGTGCTCGCAGCAGTTTCCAGTGACGTTGAAGCCATATGCTGCTCTAGACCAGTGGCACTTCCCTCAACAGTATTTGACTGTTTATTAGccttcttctcattttcttgatCCACCTTTGCTCTTTTTGTGGTAGAATCAATTCCCTAAAacgaaaaaagaaataaatttaaCTTTGCTAAATATAGATTCAAACGGAAAAAAATGAACTGCGCATCCAAATTACCaaattgtgaagaaaaaaaaatccactcaGCCCTCATTGTGTTATTAACTATTAGCATAATTGCATGGATCACCACGTGATCGTTTCATCACAACAAAATTAGGAAAGTACTAAAGATGTAAACATTAACTACACAGAAGATTTATATTCCAGaaaaggtataaaaaaaaaacccacagcTAACTTGGCGCATTAAAAGCCTTGAAAAACCATATGCAGTACTTATGATGCAAAACACGTTAATTGCATCTCACAAATCAATAGAGTATACACATTCCTCAAGGTTAGTGATATACTTCAGTTGGACATTGTCCTGGAAATAAGAAGAAATCCAATATACTTGCTAAAATAACAATTTGACTCGTTGATGTGCAAACCCAGAGAGCCACGGCATTCATGAGGTAGAAAATCATTCTCGTCCAACTGTAtagtttatatacatatatgtatatacacgtATCTATCTAATATCCAAACACAAAGTGGGCATTACATGTGATGGCTCATACAAGAACCAAAAGTAGTCATTTGTTCCATCAGTTATCCCCCAAGATGCTCTTTCAAAACACTACTATCTGTGGTAACACAAACAAAATCCGACGCTCGCAATTAAATACAATAGAAATGCATCATGAAAATGCTATGCCAATCAAAACTAACGGGCCAACATTAAACAGCGAGCCATATACAAaagtaacaaagaaaacaaattaaaattccATTTCAAC
Proteins encoded in this region:
- the LOC126627709 gene encoding shaggy-related protein kinase theta-like, translating into MNMMRRLKSIASGRTSVSSDPGIDSTTKRAKVDQENEKKANKQSNTVEGSATGLEQHMASTSLETAASTSSVSSVGKTETKEDKSSNDQLPKEMHEMKIRDEKANHHDDKDMEETIINGNGTETGHIIATKVGGQNGQPKQTISYMAERVVGTGSFGVVFQAKCLETGEAVAIKKVLQDKRYKNRELQIMRFLDHPNVVQLKHCFFSTTDKDELYLNLVLEYISETVYRVSKHYIRMNQHIPIIYVQLYTYQICRALNYLHHVVGVCHRDIKPQNLLVNPHTHQLKICDFGSAKMLVPGEANISYICSRYYRAPELIFGATEYTTAIDMWSVGCVFAELLLGQPLFPGESGVDQLVEIIKILGTPTREEIKCMNPNYTEFKFPQIKAHPWHKIFHKRMPPEAVDLVSRLLQYSPNLRCTALEACAHPFFDDLRDPNVSLPNGRALPPLFNFTAQELAGAPTELRHRLIPEHARN